A single genomic interval of Spirosoma taeanense harbors:
- the pnuC gene encoding nicotinamide riboside transporter PnuC, whose amino-acid sequence MIDFFDINTLFFTIWDYPMSYLEFFGVVSGAVAVWLSARANVWSWPIGAGSVVLFFFLFYQIQLYPDMFLQVFFFVTNLQGWWRWTHPKRGEENKDQELRITRMPVRRFLVWTVAGIVATGLLGTFASNLHEWFPVLFSTPSAFPYLDSFTTVMSIVATFLMIEKRVECWYVWLGVDVILTYMYFVKGVKLVGVEYFVFCFIAALGAWNWTREYRGYSTQPLS is encoded by the coding sequence ATGATTGATTTTTTTGACATCAATACGCTTTTCTTTACCATCTGGGATTACCCCATGAGTTATCTGGAGTTCTTTGGGGTGGTGAGTGGCGCAGTGGCGGTCTGGCTGTCGGCGCGGGCCAACGTCTGGAGCTGGCCCATTGGCGCGGGCAGCGTTGTGCTGTTCTTTTTCCTGTTCTACCAGATTCAGCTTTACCCCGATATGTTTTTGCAGGTGTTTTTCTTCGTTACGAACCTGCAGGGCTGGTGGCGGTGGACTCACCCGAAACGCGGTGAAGAAAATAAAGACCAGGAACTTCGCATTACGCGTATGCCTGTGCGCCGGTTTCTAGTCTGGACCGTAGCGGGCATCGTGGCAACCGGTCTGCTGGGCACTTTTGCCAGTAACCTGCACGAGTGGTTTCCGGTCCTGTTCAGCACGCCCAGCGCCTTCCCGTATCTGGATTCGTTTACAACAGTCATGAGTATCGTCGCTACGTTTCTAATGATCGAGAAGCGCGTGGAGTGCTGGTACGTCTGGCTCGGTGTTGACGTCATTCTGACGTATATGTATTTTGTGAAAGGCGTCAAATTAGTTGGCGTTGAATACTTTGTTTTTTGCTTCATTGCCGCGCTAGGAGCCTGGAACTGGACGCGGGAATACCGGGGCTATTCTACCCAACCTCTGTCGTGA
- a CDS encoding Gfo/Idh/MocA family protein has translation MQRIAMLGGGFIGRFYADSLHGQRSRDKVVAIYARREETAKKFADDYGCSFLSTNMEEVIAHPDVNMVCIALPNNLHAAAVELCAKHKKNVVCTKPLGRTADEALRMMQLVEEAGIFGGYLEDLCYTPKFLKAMDSVRNGALGRILWAKSRETHPGPHSNWFWDKEQAGGGCMLDLGCHCVEIARNFIGKDVKPVEVMCWAATQVKPIEAEDHAIALVKYENGAIGQFEVSWTFRGGMDLRDEVMGTEGTIWINSFLRTGFEMFTTGKGADYVAEKAESNTGWLFPVGDEVNDLGYNHMFTDMFVSAEEGRPPAETFYDGYIVNAILDAAYKSASTKQWEPVQLPVWRGREGLTQETTLTEYDADHYLIKQEMTHDGRNKLILKEKATGKIIERDLA, from the coding sequence ATGCAACGTATTGCTATGCTCGGTGGCGGCTTCATTGGCCGCTTCTATGCCGATTCACTCCACGGTCAGCGCAGTCGCGACAAAGTCGTCGCCATCTACGCCCGCCGTGAAGAAACCGCCAAAAAATTCGCCGACGATTACGGCTGCTCGTTCCTGTCGACCAATATGGAAGAGGTAATTGCGCATCCGGATGTCAATATGGTGTGCATTGCCCTGCCGAATAATCTGCACGCAGCGGCTGTTGAACTTTGCGCCAAACACAAGAAAAACGTAGTCTGCACCAAACCCCTGGGCCGCACCGCCGACGAAGCGTTACGTATGATGCAACTGGTTGAGGAAGCCGGTATTTTCGGGGGTTACCTGGAAGACCTGTGCTATACGCCCAAATTCCTGAAAGCGATGGATAGCGTACGGAACGGCGCGCTTGGCCGAATTCTCTGGGCCAAATCGCGCGAAACGCATCCGGGGCCGCACTCCAACTGGTTCTGGGATAAGGAGCAGGCCGGCGGGGGCTGTATGCTGGATCTGGGCTGCCACTGCGTCGAAATCGCTCGTAACTTCATCGGAAAGGACGTAAAGCCGGTGGAAGTGATGTGCTGGGCCGCTACCCAGGTGAAACCCATCGAGGCCGAAGACCACGCCATTGCGCTGGTGAAATACGAAAACGGCGCGATTGGTCAGTTTGAAGTGAGCTGGACCTTCCGGGGCGGAATGGATCTGCGCGACGAGGTCATGGGAACCGAAGGCACAATCTGGATTAATAGTTTCCTGCGGACGGGCTTCGAGATGTTCACGACCGGCAAAGGCGCCGATTACGTAGCCGAGAAGGCCGAAAGTAACACCGGCTGGCTCTTCCCCGTTGGCGACGAAGTCAATGATCTGGGCTACAATCACATGTTTACGGATATGTTCGTGTCGGCGGAAGAAGGTCGCCCGCCCGCCGAAACCTTCTACGATGGGTATATAGTAAATGCCATTCTGGATGCGGCCTATAAGTCGGCCAGCACGAAGCAGTGGGAGCCGGTACAGCTACCCGTCTGGCGCGGCAGAGAAGGGCTAACCCAGGAAACCACCCTCACCGAGTATGACGCCGATCATTACCTGATTAAACAGGAGATGACCCACGACGGCCGGAATAAGCTAATTTTAAAAGAAAAGGCCACCGGCAAAATCATTGAGCGGGATCTGGCATGA
- a CDS encoding SDR family NAD(P)-dependent oxidoreductase, which yields MWLENKRIVVIGGTTGMGLSAALAFVREGANVIVVGRNPESCTAAEAQLDGNGLAMSGDAGDPQTALKAITLCQQIFGGFNGLYHVAGGSGRRFGDGPLHDLTLDGWNYTVNLNLTSLMLSNQAAVRAFRAQKTGGTILNMGSVLGSSPSPTYFATHAYAAMKSAVIGFTKSVAAYYANDNIRVNVLAPSLVETPMAQRATTNEAIMAFTKTKQPLDGGRIGKPSDLDGAAVYFMSDQSRFTTGQVLTVDGGWSVSEGQL from the coding sequence ATGTGGTTAGAGAATAAACGAATCGTAGTTATTGGTGGCACGACCGGCATGGGTCTTTCGGCTGCGCTGGCATTTGTCCGTGAGGGGGCAAATGTGATTGTGGTGGGACGTAATCCGGAAAGCTGTACGGCGGCTGAGGCTCAGCTCGATGGCAACGGCTTAGCCATGTCGGGCGATGCGGGCGATCCGCAGACCGCTTTGAAAGCCATTACGCTCTGTCAGCAGATTTTTGGTGGTTTCAATGGGCTTTATCACGTAGCCGGTGGCAGTGGCCGCCGGTTTGGCGATGGCCCGCTTCACGACCTGACGCTAGACGGCTGGAATTATACCGTCAACCTGAACCTGACTTCACTCATGCTGTCGAATCAGGCGGCTGTCCGGGCGTTTCGAGCGCAGAAAACGGGGGGTACTATCCTGAACATGGGTTCGGTGCTGGGCTCGTCGCCCTCGCCGACCTATTTTGCCACCCATGCCTATGCCGCCATGAAGTCGGCCGTGATCGGGTTCACCAAGTCCGTGGCGGCCTATTACGCTAACGACAATATTCGGGTCAATGTGCTGGCTCCCTCCCTGGTTGAAACACCCATGGCGCAGCGAGCAACCACCAATGAGGCCATTATGGCGTTTACAAAGACAAAACAGCCGCTCGACGGTGGTCGCATTGGTAAGCCCAGCGACCTCGATGGGGCGGCTGTCTATTTTATGTCCGACCAATCGCGCTTCACAACCGGGCAGGTTCTGACCGTTGACGGCGGCTGGAGCGTTAGCGAAGGGCAGTTATGA
- a CDS encoding ROK family protein, giving the protein MNAIGIDLGGTWIKGVLVNIDTGEVLRQLYQPTNGEKDWKQAVAETVDALRQQAAGSVRAVGLSAPGLPNETNQYIAFMPGRLSGLEGLHWGHFLNGRVHVVNDAHAALLAEARFGVARGHKHVVMLTLGTGVGGGVLIDGKLYQGNFQKAGHVGHMTVDSSGDRDITGAPGSLEDAIGNATIERRSLGRFTSTYQLLEAYKRADYFAQWVWLSSVQKLAVGITSLINCFSPDLVVLGGGITQAEDDLLLPLAEFMALYEWRPGGQTTPIKIAQFGDMAGAIGAASFAVQSEPDIG; this is encoded by the coding sequence ATGAACGCTATCGGCATTGACCTGGGCGGCACCTGGATTAAAGGTGTGCTGGTGAATATCGACACCGGAGAGGTTCTCAGGCAACTCTACCAGCCGACCAACGGCGAAAAAGACTGGAAACAGGCCGTTGCCGAAACCGTTGATGCTCTGCGCCAGCAGGCAGCCGGGTCTGTACGGGCTGTGGGGCTATCGGCCCCCGGTTTGCCGAATGAAACAAATCAATACATTGCGTTCATGCCCGGTCGGCTGAGCGGACTGGAAGGTCTGCACTGGGGGCACTTCCTGAACGGTCGGGTCCATGTCGTCAATGATGCGCACGCGGCTTTGCTGGCCGAAGCGCGGTTTGGCGTGGCCAGAGGTCATAAACATGTTGTCATGCTCACGCTCGGCACGGGCGTTGGGGGCGGGGTTCTGATCGATGGCAAACTTTACCAGGGTAATTTCCAGAAAGCTGGTCACGTTGGGCACATGACGGTTGATTCGAGTGGGGACCGCGACATTACGGGCGCACCGGGAAGTCTGGAAGACGCTATCGGCAACGCAACTATTGAACGTCGGTCGCTGGGGCGGTTTACGTCTACCTACCAACTTCTCGAAGCCTATAAGAGAGCCGATTATTTTGCCCAGTGGGTCTGGCTGTCGTCGGTTCAGAAACTGGCCGTGGGCATTACGTCGCTTATCAACTGTTTCTCGCCTGATCTGGTTGTGCTGGGCGGAGGTATTACGCAGGCTGAAGACGATCTGTTATTACCCTTGGCCGAATTTATGGCTTTATACGAATGGCGGCCCGGTGGTCAGACAACACCCATTAAAATTGCTCAGTTCGGCGATATGGCCGGTGCCATTGGTGCCGCAAGTTTTGCCGTTCAGTCTGAACCGGACATTGGATAA
- a CDS encoding sugar isomerase domain-containing protein: MVQTYIQKCRAILDTVEAQETQIQQAARWFADTILAGRMVHVFGSGHSRIMVEEMWPRYGSFPGFNPIVELSLTFHNLVVGANGQRQAMFLENVPGLADRILRNYDLSAQDSALVISSSGCNIVPIEMAELFQQKGVKVVALLTQEHSEKSLSKRTDGKKLGAFADLILDTGAPVGDAMLTVPGLDTPVAPGSTVGGAVLINCIKAEVARLLTEAGQPPKVLSAGVVVGAQRAVELFESAYDEHAHRLAKLYANVGVASYVSGTSAEL, encoded by the coding sequence TTGGTTCAGACTTACATTCAAAAATGCCGGGCGATTCTCGACACCGTCGAAGCGCAGGAAACGCAGATTCAGCAGGCAGCCCGCTGGTTTGCGGATACGATTCTGGCGGGACGGATGGTGCATGTTTTCGGGTCGGGTCACAGCCGGATTATGGTCGAGGAGATGTGGCCGCGCTACGGTTCGTTTCCGGGCTTTAATCCCATTGTAGAACTGTCCCTAACCTTTCATAACCTCGTTGTCGGGGCGAACGGGCAGCGGCAGGCGATGTTTCTGGAAAACGTGCCGGGGCTGGCCGACCGAATTCTACGTAACTACGATCTGTCGGCGCAGGATTCGGCGCTCGTCATCTCGTCGTCGGGCTGCAACATCGTGCCCATCGAAATGGCCGAACTGTTTCAGCAGAAAGGGGTTAAGGTTGTTGCCCTACTTACACAGGAACATTCCGAAAAAAGCCTCAGCAAACGCACCGATGGAAAAAAACTTGGTGCTTTTGCCGACCTGATTCTAGATACCGGTGCACCCGTTGGCGACGCTATGCTGACCGTGCCGGGGCTGGATACGCCCGTAGCGCCGGGCAGCACAGTAGGCGGGGCTGTGCTCATAAATTGTATTAAAGCTGAAGTGGCTCGGCTTCTGACCGAAGCCGGTCAGCCGCCCAAAGTTCTGAGTGCGGGCGTCGTAGTAGGGGCGCAGCGGGCTGTCGAGCTGTTTGAGTCGGCGTATGACGAACATGCGCACCGGCTGGCAAAACTGTATGCAAACGTAGGCGTCGCGAGCTACGTAAGCGGAACGAGCGCTGAGTTATGA
- a CDS encoding GNAT family N-acetyltransferase, producing the protein MIETSRLTLLPLTLDQLRLYVADNHRLEQTLNLKPGYRRVVEPLLSIIVHFTIPRLKDPAFNPIYHTLWIAIDRDRQQIVAEAKFKGEPDETGTVEIGYGTYPAFQRQGYMSEMVGGMMNWVAQQPNVRRIVADTDVENVASQKVLSKNGFRLFDRMEQMLWWEYCLTE; encoded by the coding sequence ATGATTGAAACGTCCCGTCTGACCTTATTACCTCTGACGCTCGACCAGCTTCGGCTTTACGTTGCCGATAACCATAGACTTGAGCAGACGCTGAACCTAAAACCGGGCTATCGGCGTGTGGTGGAACCGCTGCTGAGTATCATAGTCCATTTTACCATTCCGCGCCTGAAAGACCCGGCTTTCAATCCGATTTATCATACGCTCTGGATTGCCATTGACCGGGACCGCCAGCAGATTGTTGCCGAAGCCAAATTTAAGGGCGAACCCGACGAAACCGGCACTGTCGAGATCGGTTACGGCACCTACCCGGCCTTTCAGCGACAGGGCTACATGAGCGAGATGGTTGGTGGCATGATGAACTGGGTGGCTCAGCAACCGAACGTCCGGCGTATTGTGGCCGATACGGACGTGGAGAACGTAGCGTCGCAGAAAGTCCTGTCGAAGAACGGTTTTCGGCTGTTTGACCGGATGGAACAAATGTTGTGGTGGGAGTACTGCCTAACGGAGTAG
- a CDS encoding phytanoyl-CoA dioxygenase family protein has protein sequence MKNVAVAQKMNLPWVESPFFNDLLLKRNLTPEQRERVVHYNREGFLLLHQQVSHDLIDRTLREIESEYPANVGEQPSRHQDLWKKYASVREIASQPQIFDVLRLLYEREPIPFQTLNFKFGTQQRAHSDTIHFSSVPARFMCGVWVAMEETNANNGPLFYYPRSHRQKEFNYFDIGIEAEENYAEYPHYEEFMEEFMETNGYQRQEIHMQKGDVLIWSSNLVHGGMPIKGGNVTRWSQVTHYYFEGCMYYSPRFSDMFANNLNLRHVVNIATGKVIQHSENGRPIETINTGKFRYAVSHNFTLPVLLKEVFKKVLGRKPF, from the coding sequence ATGAAAAACGTCGCCGTAGCGCAGAAGATGAATCTGCCGTGGGTCGAATCTCCCTTCTTCAATGATTTATTACTGAAAAGAAACCTGACGCCGGAACAGCGCGAAAGAGTTGTTCACTACAACCGTGAAGGTTTTTTGCTACTTCATCAGCAGGTTAGCCACGACCTCATTGACCGCACGCTCCGCGAAATAGAATCAGAATATCCCGCCAATGTGGGCGAACAACCCAGCCGGCACCAGGACCTCTGGAAAAAGTATGCATCGGTGCGGGAAATAGCCAGTCAGCCGCAGATTTTCGACGTTCTTCGGCTGCTGTATGAACGGGAGCCGATTCCCTTTCAAACGCTCAATTTTAAATTCGGTACCCAGCAGCGTGCTCATTCCGATACCATCCACTTCAGCAGCGTACCGGCCCGGTTTATGTGTGGCGTTTGGGTCGCTATGGAAGAAACCAATGCCAATAACGGGCCGCTGTTTTACTATCCCCGGTCGCACCGGCAGAAAGAGTTTAACTACTTCGACATTGGTATCGAAGCCGAAGAAAATTACGCCGAATACCCTCATTACGAAGAGTTCATGGAGGAATTTATGGAAACTAACGGCTATCAGCGGCAGGAAATCCATATGCAGAAAGGCGATGTGCTGATCTGGTCGTCCAATCTGGTACACGGCGGCATGCCCATCAAAGGCGGAAACGTAACGCGCTGGTCGCAGGTAACGCACTATTATTTTGAGGGCTGCATGTATTACTCGCCCCGCTTCTCGGATATGTTCGCCAACAACCTTAATCTGCGGCATGTCGTCAATATTGCTACCGGTAAGGTGATTCAACATAGCGAGAATGGCCGGCCGATCGAAACGATAAATACAGGAAAGTTTCGGTACGCTGTCAGCCACAATTTCACCCTGCCTGTTCTGCTGAAAGAAGTGTTCAAAAAAGTTCTGGGCAGAAAGCCATTCTGA
- a CDS encoding methionine synthase produces MQPVPIKTTVVGSMPFPGWLEFSSQNLHQFGPADIHEMIEDAVVASIHDQVAAGLDVITDGEQTRFDFNLSFYGYINGIQNNETELRRFGPPAHDQRGKHNIVEPLTAPRGLGVVEEYQRLKRLAPEGQGLKVSIPGPYTLSGRLLPGSLYKDRWEVTEALLPLVRKEIADLVALGVPEICVDEPSMSCYAYREDTKRFVDIFNRTVAPGVGKTRLSMHLCFGNYKGRSVGKKTIAPMLPDFLDMAVDELHAEMTILNFAEVNLLERFSEKFDVAVGVIDVKSYYIETPDDVAERIRKCLPYVPAEKLAVAPDCGLSQTARWAARQKLANMVAGAKKVRAEL; encoded by the coding sequence TTGCAACCCGTTCCTATCAAAACCACGGTCGTCGGCTCCATGCCGTTTCCCGGCTGGCTGGAGTTTTCCAGCCAGAATCTTCATCAGTTTGGGCCGGCCGACATTCATGAAATGATTGAAGACGCCGTCGTGGCGTCCATTCATGATCAGGTTGCTGCCGGATTAGATGTCATTACGGATGGCGAACAAACCCGCTTCGATTTTAACCTGTCGTTTTACGGCTACATCAACGGCATTCAGAACAACGAGACGGAACTGCGTCGGTTTGGGCCGCCCGCCCACGACCAGCGGGGAAAGCACAATATCGTAGAGCCACTGACGGCCCCCAGAGGTCTGGGCGTAGTTGAGGAATACCAGCGGCTGAAACGGTTAGCGCCCGAAGGGCAGGGGCTAAAAGTTTCGATTCCGGGGCCTTACACCCTCAGCGGTCGGTTGCTGCCGGGTAGTTTATATAAAGACCGCTGGGAAGTGACCGAAGCGCTTCTGCCGCTGGTGCGCAAGGAAATTGCCGACCTGGTTGCGCTCGGGGTGCCTGAAATCTGCGTCGATGAGCCTTCCATGTCCTGTTACGCTTACCGCGAGGACACGAAGCGGTTTGTCGATATTTTCAACCGTACCGTCGCGCCGGGCGTGGGTAAAACCCGACTGTCCATGCATCTCTGCTTCGGTAATTATAAAGGCCGGTCGGTCGGTAAAAAGACGATTGCACCCATGCTGCCCGATTTTCTGGATATGGCCGTCGACGAGCTTCACGCCGAGATGACGATTCTGAATTTTGCGGAGGTCAACCTACTAGAGCGGTTTTCCGAGAAATTTGATGTAGCCGTTGGGGTAATCGACGTCAAGAGCTACTACATCGAAACGCCCGACGACGTAGCCGAGCGCATCCGGAAGTGTCTGCCCTACGTTCCTGCGGAGAAACTGGCCGTTGCGCCTGACTGTGGCCTGAGTCAGACGGCGCGCTGGGCCGCCAGACAGAAACTGGCCAATATGGTGGCCGGGGCAAAAAAGGTGCGGGCCGAACTTTAA
- a CDS encoding HesB/IscA family protein, protein MVTVSEIAKNKIVELRQKDGLAEDYAIRVAVQGGGCSGLMYELQFDATQQPTDHVVEDKGIKILVDRKSLLYLAGTELDFSDGLNGKGFQFKNPNATRTCGCGESFAV, encoded by the coding sequence ATGGTTACTGTCTCAGAGATCGCCAAAAACAAAATCGTTGAACTCCGCCAGAAAGACGGCCTTGCTGAGGACTACGCTATCCGCGTGGCTGTGCAGGGCGGAGGTTGCTCGGGCCTGATGTATGAATTGCAGTTCGACGCTACGCAGCAGCCGACGGATCATGTTGTTGAAGATAAAGGCATTAAGATTCTGGTTGACCGGAAGAGTCTGCTGTATCTGGCCGGCACTGAACTCGACTTCTCGGACGGTCTGAATGGTAAAGGCTTCCAGTTCAAAAACCCCAACGCTACCCGTACCTGCGGATGCGGAGAGAGCTTTGCTGTGTAG
- the mce gene encoding methylmalonyl-CoA epimerase, giving the protein MLTNIEHIGIAVRNIAASNDLFTKLLNTAPYKAETVESEGVTTSFFRVNQTKLELLEATSPNSPIARFLEKKGEGIHHIAFEVDDILAEMERLKTEGFMLLNETPRPGADNKLVCFLHPKGTNGVLIELCQERNKPTSEPLE; this is encoded by the coding sequence ATGCTCACCAATATAGAACACATTGGCATTGCGGTACGCAATATAGCTGCATCCAATGATCTCTTTACGAAGCTGTTGAACACTGCACCGTATAAAGCCGAAACCGTCGAGTCGGAAGGCGTAACAACTTCGTTCTTTCGGGTCAATCAAACCAAACTCGAACTGCTGGAAGCGACCAGCCCCAACAGTCCGATTGCCCGCTTCCTGGAAAAGAAAGGGGAGGGCATCCACCATATCGCGTTTGAAGTCGATGATATTCTGGCCGAGATGGAACGGTTAAAAACGGAAGGGTTTATGCTTTTAAACGAGACGCCCAGGCCCGGTGCAGATAATAAACTGGTTTGTTTTCTGCACCCGAAAGGTACGAACGGCGTACTGATCGAACTCTGTCAGGAACGCAACAAACCGACTTCTGAACCATTGGAGTAA
- a CDS encoding 2-oxoglutarate dehydrogenase E1 component, which produces MDQYSYIANSDAAYVDQLYQSYKQDPQSVDESWRQFFKGFEFSLTYGEKTNGNGGSAKTNGAAVASANGSQTAPKPVDASHAEKEVSVASLIKAYRSRGHLLAKTNPLRARKDRQPRVDLPDYALSDADLDTTFESGKLLGIGPATLRTIMESLRKIYAGNIGFEYMYIRELDVKNWLRNKIEKEALVFMPTLDEKKRILEKLNEATVFENFLATKYLGQKRFSLEGGETTIPALDAIIRTAADMGVEEVMIGMAHRGRLNVLANILGKAYESIFDGFEGNVPEQVQGDGDVKYHLGYSSLTETPSGKQISVKLAPNPSHLEAVNPVVEGFVRAQADEEYNSDFTKIMPILIHGDAAVAGQGIVYEVTQMAKLAGYQTGGTVHFVINNQVGFTTDFEDARSSIYCSDIAKIIDAPIFHVNGDDPEAVIFCAKLAVEFREKFNRDVFIDMVCYRRYGHNESDEPKFTQPTMYNIIDKHANPRELYNKLLIERGDVDAELANRMDTEFKKQLQDRLDRVKQKAEIPYKPLRLDLDWAELRFAEPQDFTHSPETGVSLETLETVGKALVQLPEGFKPLKQIDKLLRDRQTMLTETKMVNWGTAELLAYGSLLVEGKPVRLSGQDVQRGTFSHRHAVLHDVETNQSYSSLDHIREGQQKFQVYNSLLSEYGVLGFEYGYAMANPHALVIWEAQFGDFSNGAQLIIDQFIAAAESKWGIQNGVTLLLPHGYEGQGPEHSNARPERYLQLYAEYNMVVANITTPANFFHLMRRQLAWPFRKPLVVMSPKSLLRHPKCISPLEDLTKGSFQEVLGDNYADPKKVKRVLLCTGKIYYDLLDKQQADQRTDVAIVRLEQLAPLPKTQLDAILNQYKKAEMFWVQEEPENMGYWTYLLRIGLNLPIISREAAASPATGYAKVHTQEQADIVRRAFE; this is translated from the coding sequence ATGGATCAGTACTCATATATCGCCAATTCCGACGCGGCTTACGTAGACCAACTGTATCAGTCTTATAAGCAAGACCCTCAATCAGTTGACGAGAGCTGGCGGCAATTTTTTAAAGGATTCGAGTTTTCGTTGACCTATGGTGAGAAAACCAATGGTAACGGCGGCTCCGCTAAGACAAATGGTGCGGCTGTTGCCTCGGCTAACGGCAGCCAGACGGCCCCAAAGCCGGTTGATGCCAGCCATGCCGAAAAGGAGGTATCCGTAGCCAGTCTGATCAAGGCCTATCGGTCGCGTGGGCACCTGCTGGCCAAAACCAACCCGCTCCGCGCCCGCAAGGATCGTCAGCCGCGCGTAGACCTGCCCGACTACGCCCTGTCGGACGCCGACCTCGACACTACGTTTGAATCGGGTAAGCTGCTCGGTATTGGCCCCGCAACGCTGCGAACTATCATGGAATCGCTGCGCAAGATTTACGCGGGTAATATTGGTTTCGAGTACATGTACATCCGCGAACTGGATGTCAAGAACTGGCTGCGTAACAAGATCGAGAAAGAAGCGCTGGTATTCATGCCTACGCTCGATGAAAAGAAGCGCATTCTGGAAAAGCTGAACGAAGCCACGGTTTTCGAAAACTTCCTGGCAACAAAGTATCTTGGCCAGAAACGTTTCTCGCTCGAAGGGGGCGAAACAACCATTCCGGCCTTGGACGCAATTATTCGGACCGCAGCCGACATGGGCGTTGAAGAGGTGATGATCGGTATGGCGCACCGGGGGCGGCTTAACGTTCTGGCTAATATCCTTGGCAAAGCCTACGAGAGCATCTTCGACGGTTTCGAAGGAAACGTACCGGAGCAGGTGCAGGGCGATGGCGACGTAAAATATCACCTGGGCTATTCCAGCCTGACCGAAACCCCGTCGGGCAAGCAGATCAGCGTTAAGCTGGCGCCAAACCCCTCGCACCTGGAGGCCGTGAACCCGGTTGTTGAAGGGTTCGTACGGGCACAGGCCGACGAAGAATACAACAGCGACTTCACCAAGATTATGCCTATCCTGATTCATGGCGATGCCGCCGTGGCCGGACAGGGTATTGTTTATGAAGTGACGCAGATGGCCAAGCTGGCGGGTTATCAGACCGGCGGTACGGTGCATTTTGTGATTAATAACCAGGTTGGTTTCACGACCGACTTCGAAGACGCCCGGTCGTCCATCTATTGTTCCGACATCGCCAAAATCATTGACGCGCCTATTTTCCACGTCAACGGCGACGATCCGGAAGCAGTCATTTTCTGCGCCAAGCTGGCGGTTGAATTCCGGGAGAAGTTCAACCGGGATGTGTTTATCGATATGGTCTGCTACCGGCGATATGGACATAACGAGTCCGACGAGCCGAAGTTCACGCAGCCGACGATGTATAACATCATCGACAAGCACGCCAATCCGCGCGAACTCTATAACAAACTACTGATTGAACGGGGTGATGTGGACGCCGAGCTGGCCAACCGCATGGATACCGAGTTCAAAAAGCAGTTGCAGGACCGGCTCGACCGCGTAAAGCAGAAGGCCGAGATACCCTATAAACCCCTGCGGTTAGACCTGGACTGGGCGGAGCTTCGGTTCGCCGAACCACAGGATTTTACTCACTCGCCTGAAACCGGCGTTTCGCTGGAAACCCTCGAAACCGTTGGCAAGGCGCTGGTTCAGCTTCCGGAAGGCTTTAAGCCGCTTAAGCAGATTGATAAGCTGCTGAGAGACCGGCAGACAATGCTGACCGAGACAAAAATGGTGAACTGGGGTACGGCCGAACTGCTGGCCTATGGTTCGCTGCTGGTTGAAGGGAAACCGGTTCGGCTCAGTGGGCAGGATGTACAGCGGGGAACGTTCTCACATCGTCATGCCGTGCTGCACGATGTCGAAACGAATCAATCTTATTCGTCGCTGGATCACATTCGGGAAGGTCAGCAGAAATTCCAGGTCTATAACTCGCTGCTGTCGGAGTATGGTGTACTCGGTTTTGAGTACGGATACGCAATGGCGAACCCCCATGCGCTGGTCATTTGGGAAGCTCAGTTCGGTGATTTCTCGAACGGCGCTCAGCTGATCATTGACCAGTTTATTGCCGCTGCTGAATCGAAGTGGGGTATCCAGAATGGCGTAACGCTGCTCTTGCCCCATGGATACGAAGGCCAGGGGCCCGAGCACTCCAATGCCCGGCCCGAACGCTATCTGCAGCTCTACGCAGAATACAATATGGTGGTGGCCAACATTACCACACCGGCCAACTTCTTCCACCTGATGCGTCGGCAACTGGCGTGGCCATTCCGCAAGCCGCTCGTTGTGATGTCGCCGAAATCGCTGTTACGGCATCCGAAGTGCATTTCACCCCTGGAAGACCTGACCAAAGGCTCGTTCCAGGAGGTGCTGGGCGACAACTATGCCGATCCCAAAAAGGTGAAACGGGTGCTGCTGTGTACGGGCAAGATTTACTATGATCTGCTGGATAAGCAACAGGCCGATCAGCGGACCGACGTTGCCATTGTTCGGCTGGAGCAGTTGGCTCCGCTGCCCAAAACGCAGCTGGATGCGATTCTGAACCAGTACAAAAAAGCCGAAATGTTCTGGGTACAGGAAGAACCCGAGAACATGGGCTACTGGACGTATCTGCTGCGTATTGGCTTAAACCTGCCGATCATTTCGCGCGAAGCGGCTGCTTCGCCGGCCACTGGTTACGCTAAAGTGCATACCCAGGAACAAGCCGATATTGTTCGGAGAGCTTTTGAATAA